Within the Nitrospira sp. genome, the region GAGCTGACTGCAGATGGCCGCTACGTACCGCTTGCGCCGCGCCCGGGCGAATTGCCGAGCAATTCGCAGGATCTGCTTCTCCAGGCGGCCAAAGACGGTGTGCTCCTCGCCGGCCCACGGTAGCTGCGCCCAAGCCTTTCCGCGACAGGTATGGAGATTTTTCGACTCGTTGTACGATCCTGCTTTCCGGCAATTCTGTTCGCCATAACCTCTGCCGGATGCTTGTCACCCATCACGCTGAAGCGCGCCGTCAACGCCTACGACGCGGCGGTCACGGACGCCATGTCACAGCAGCTTCTGATCAATATCGCTCGAGCACGGTATCATGAGCCGATCCACTTCAGCGGGGTTTCCAATATCGCAGCCACTTTTGATTTTCGCGTGTCTGCCGGCGGGACCCCCGCGCTGACCGGAGATAACGGTGGCGCCATCGTTCCCACCTTTGGCGGCACCGTAGCCGAAAACCCCACCATCAGCATCGTTCCGATCGAAGCGGAGGAATTCACCAAACGCCTGTTGACGCCCTTCAAGGAGGAGCAGTTTATCCTTTTGTTGCGTCAGCGCTTCGATCTCGACCTCTTGCTACGGTTGATGGCCCAAGAGCTACTCGTCACCGAGGAGGACGGTGAACGAGCCTATCGGAACACTCCGTTCGAACGATCCGAGTACGAACTGTTTCGTCGTGTCGTCCTCCACCTTTCGTCGATTCAGGACCGCAACCACCTGTACGTGGAGCCACTGACGTCAAGCCGGACGTGGACCATTCCGGCCGCCTCCGTGACACCAGACGGATTTCGTGCACTGGAAAGTGACTACGTGCTGACCTTCGACGAGAGGAGCGATACCTATACACTCCGGAAACAGACCATGGGACGATTCATCATCACGAATTACGACCCGGCCAGGCTCAATCGGGAAGAACGGCAGCGCCTGATGGACGAGGTAGAGGAGGGGCATTTCGGAGACGTCTTTTTCGATATTCGACGCGGCTACACCGGAGGGGAATATCCATTGAAGGGATTCTTTCGCTTGCGAAGTTTCAATACGATCCTGGCTTTCGTCGGCCGATCGCTCGAGGAGGACCGGGAATACGATGTCGATCCCGACCCTCGCACGCCGCCCGTGATGGAAAACCCTATTCATACGATGGACGTGCTCGTCGGCAGGCCACCCTCCTCGTCCTGGGAAGCCACGGCGGATTACCGGGGCGAATCCTACGCGGTAAGGACCGACGGTCCGTGGTCTCGCTGGAATCGCCAAGCCTTCCAGTTGTTGTACCTGCTCTTTCAGATGACAGTGGCGGAGGTGCCCAGGTTGGGCATTCCGAGCATCACGATTGCGAAATAATCACGCCAGGGGGGAGGGCTCAGCAAGCAGGGACTGAAGCCGGGCCACTCAGTGGGATGGGGGAGGGGCGTGAGACTCGCTGTCCTTGGCCAACAGGGTGAGATCGATGACCACCACTCGCCCCGGGTCAACATAGGGCCACGGACGACGATCTTCGTCCCTGACCAGGACAAATCCTGGGTCAAACGAGGCCCGAAAACTATTACGCGTAATGGGTTGGAGAGGGTCATTGATCGGATCGTAATCGTACACGTAGTTGATATTGATCGCATCGAGCGGGGAGTTCCGGTTGTTGGCCAATATGAAATAGAGATACTGGTCTTGTACAAAGAGTCCGCCGGAGGTCACGGCCAGGGCCGTGTTGGCATCAGAGAAGCGTCGATAGAAGGTGACGAGTTCGTTGGGGCGCGCCATGGACAACGCCTGGCTCAGAGCCGGAGCGAGAGCAAAGATTTCGTCCGCCAGAAAAGCCGGTTCCCCCTGGGCCGCGCCCGTGACGATGTTGGCAATGAGACCGCCACGGCGCGATACCACTGTGACCCCCTTCAGCACCGCCACCATCTGGCCAGCCGTCACTTCGGCAGGATGGCTATGTTCTGCTGATGCACGGGTATCCACCTGCAAGCGGATGGCAGTGATCGGATCTTCAAAGACGACGCGCGGCGGGGGAACCTCCGCGCACGCACCTATGAACATCACAGGCAAGCAGATGACGACCGAGATGAGCCAATACCAGATCCTCATGCACGGTTCCCCAAGCATGTCTTTTGCCTATCAGAGGACTGACACTCCCGTCAAGGAAGGCTTCTAAATTGCGGCTGTCCACTCGAAGAAGACCGGATGCTTATTCCTACTGAGATCGTCACCGACAGCGCGGACCGTGTCTGAACGAGGTGCTCGATAGGGATGCAGTATCGACGAGTATCGAGTTAACACACTCTTAACAATTACGTCACTGCAGGATAATTCAAAGCATCGATACTACCCGTAGACGTTGAAGTGTGACTGATCAACGACCCTTCAAACGAAACCCGTACCTTGGAGATCATTGAGTTCACACGCAAGAAGGAGGATTTTCATGGCAACCATGCCACGGTACTTCACGACAGTCGTTCTCGGGCTTACCTTTGCGTCGGTCGGCACATTCTCTTCAGACTCCTTGGCTGAGCGTGCGAACCATACGGAAAAGCCGTCGACGGCACCAATCGGTGACTTTCAGCCCAATCCCAAGCTAGAAGGTCGTCTGTCGATCGGCGGCTCCGATACCATGCAGCCACTACTCAGGAAGCTGGCAAGCGATTTTACCCTCCGTCATCCCAAGATTATTATCTCGGTCGAGGGCACTGGATCGTCAGCCGGAATCCGCGAATTTCTCATGGGCATCTCCCTCCAGCGGAGGGGCGACAAGGCCCGATCGAAAGGACACGCAGGAGCTACGCAGGTCCAGGCTCTCGCTTCCTCTCGCGAACTGACAGATAAGGAGATAAGCAATTTCGTCTCGCGGTATGGATATGAACCGACCCCGATTGCAATCGCGATGGACGCGATCGCGATCTACGTGCACAAGGACAACCCGGTCGAAAATCTCTCGCTTGAACAATTAGCGGGTATCTTCGGCGATGGCGCGACATCTCAAAACATCGAAAAATGGGGCCAAGCCGGTGTGCAGATCATGGCCAATGAGCCAATCAACCTCTACGGACGGAACAGTGGGTCAGGGACCTATGATATCTTTATCGATGCGGTGCTTCGGGGAGGCTCCTTCAAACCCTCAATCACCGAAACCCCAGGATCGGCCAGCGAGGTTTTATCAATCGGGCAAGATCCGCTCGCAATCGGATATGCCGGTGTCGGATTCAAAACATCCGATGTCCGAGTGGTTCCGTTGCGAGACGCGGCCGGGACAGCCCAGACCCCAGGCTTAGAGACAGTAACCACCGAGCGTTATCCGCTGAGCCGGACTCTCTGGCTGTATGCGAATCAGGATCCAAAATCGGCCTGGGATCCAGAATTGCTGGAGTTCCTGAAGTATGTGAACAGCCCGCGCGGCCAGGCGATCGTGAGCGCCTCGCACCTCTATCCGCTGCCTGAATCGGTAGTGGCAAAGAACCATTCACGTCTCAATGGGACGTCAATGGCGGCTGCGGCTTCGCGTCCATAACAAGGTCCTACCGGGAAGAACGTCGACAACACTCGGCGTTCTTCCCTTCTAGGGTTTCATCCTCCACCGAACCTTGATACAATTCCTCAGCTTCCGTTTTTGGGGTGGACTTTTCCTTTCTGAGGTCCCCCCTCGTTTTTTTGATGTGGATGAGGATGGGATGACTCAGAAATTCAATTACCGGGTAGGGACCGCAGCCCTTCTGACATTGATACTACAGACCGCCTGTGCTTCAGGTCCACCACCAAAAGGAATTTATGGGGATGGATCCACGTCCGTTCAGCTCTGGCAGGACACCCGTACATCTCAGGAACACAATCACCCCAGTTCATTGTCCGTCGATCAAGTGAAAGCAATTCTGACCGGAGTTCGTCTTGCTCCACGCCGTGATCCGGTGGCTGGCCTGATCATGGGGAACCCAGCCGGTGTACCCGTCTTTACTTCGAATGACGTGGTCATGCTTGCCAAACCCGTTAGCATGGCTTTGGCCGCCGCCTCTCCGAAAGAAATCGTCACGTTTTGGAGAAGGGTTTCCTACGGAGGGGGAAGCGAGATCTATACGACTGGCGGACTCTTCGTCCAGGACGGACACGTGTATCTGATCATCGCAAATCATCGGGCAGGCACCGAAGCGACCCTGGTTCGGGACACACCGATCTATCCCATCGATCCAACTGAGGACCCATTGATGCCCGCTGGGTCCCGGCAGTTCAGTCTCCAGTTTGCACGACCAGAAGCAGAGGTGCATCCGCAGGAATTGACGTGGAGCTACGATCACTCGAAGATTCTCGTGATCGATCCGATGCTCGCCATGCGGTCGCGGAAAGACTCAGGAGGGCCTGCAAGTACAAAGAAATAACCGCTCGTGCGCAAGCTTTCCAATTGTTTCCGGCTCCTTCCTCATCATATTGGGGCGAGTCGTAGGCGGCTACCCCAATATCCCTGGTAGGTGACAGCGATATCATCTGCACTCCAGCAGCCCGTAAGTCTTATCTTCACGTGCGTATCCACGCAAATACGTGTGCCAACCTCCTTGGCAGCACGAGGCGAATTGACTCCGAATAATGACCGTAGAATGCCGAGGTCGTTGATATCTCAGCTGACCCGCCACCTTCACTGACATCTCATCGCATTGCCTAGGCCCGGCAAAGGGCTGAGGCATGCCAATCCCTCTTAAACGTTGGGAGTTCGATGTGACGGTCGAACATGCCACGTGCTTTCAACCTGAACCAAGCGAATGCCGCCCGCCCCGTGGGTTTCACCTACTCGGTCAATGGGCAACGAAGATGGTTGAGAGCCTGCCAGGTGCCGCCCTCGGATATGCGCGAAGCTCAGGGAAAGACATCGAGATACATGCCGCGCGCAACGGGGGAGCGTCGTTAGAGGTCTCAGGAGAGCCTAGCCCGGCCCCACGCGGGAATAGCGGGGCCGGGCTAAAATGCAAGATCCTAGTTCCAGAACCACTGGGCTTGAAATCGAAGCATGCTCATATTGAATACATCCTGTGCTGTGGCGTATTGCATGTTTTTCGTGGTGGCGCCGTGCTTGAAGAGGTATTCGACTACAAAGCGCCAGTGGGTATCAGGTTCCCACACCACACCCACTTGGGCGTTCCTTGTCATATAGTCGGCCCCCTGCGAGTTCTTGTTTCCACCATAATACGTGCCCCAGCGCACGTATGGTGTTAAAAGGCCGACGTCGGAATAGCGCCACGAAT harbors:
- the pstS gene encoding phosphate-binding protein; the protein is MATMPRYFTTVVLGLTFASVGTFSSDSLAERANHTEKPSTAPIGDFQPNPKLEGRLSIGGSDTMQPLLRKLASDFTLRHPKIIISVEGTGSSAGIREFLMGISLQRRGDKARSKGHAGATQVQALASSRELTDKEISNFVSRYGYEPTPIAIAMDAIAIYVHKDNPVENLSLEQLAGIFGDGATSQNIEKWGQAGVQIMANEPINLYGRNSGSGTYDIFIDAVLRGGSFKPSITETPGSASEVLSIGQDPLAIGYAGVGFKTSDVRVVPLRDAAGTAQTPGLETVTTERYPLSRTLWLYANQDPKSAWDPELLEFLKYVNSPRGQAIVSASHLYPLPESVVAKNHSRLNGTSMAAAASRP